A window of the Lolium perenne isolate Kyuss_39 chromosome 7, Kyuss_2.0, whole genome shotgun sequence genome harbors these coding sequences:
- the LOC127317173 gene encoding uncharacterized protein — MAATTGEEGGSVGGGSEKMKLLCSLGGRILPRPGDGTLRYAGGDTRIVSVPRGVALQDLLARLSDAYGGATGPHFAVKYQLPDEGLDALISVSSPEDLDNMVEEYDKLAVASPKLRVFIFPVFDAAASGEDEAAGFDAGLRYLEAVNGIVRKDSIASLSSTQCSDAGGGPPAAAPTPAAPPSPSPVSPTSTCSYDAARSAFNAAPPPPPQQQQQPLVDVFSNAAPAPAPLKQPPPQETAPAPQPPQPQPEAARYRQPLSQLPPLPPVFMNEAMQGLNQPPPDNATWFQDCNMCVKALPHAHSDPVMNDYASDVHGGAAPEPMPVFMSLRPEDVARIMMAERQVPAQMGAYGYTHMHPVQHTNPLPVDPASFHQHVYVQQQQQHQHQQLQQQQQLQQQQQQQQLPPQQQVPSTYGGFNHVPVMPNEMVSPNSAHSDMASSHQQSMLHQLPSVHGMAQYLVRPSNPTNPLEGEGSLSGNSRHREDGQVLRDNMPPVAPVAVPSYMVNVDRMMDSLRVSPNESRSPEQRIYAENGLPQSATPEYLQSNTNTFFDVNEPKVAPPTEPVPLPSVASPYMQNVQHPNVSHMPHMVSIGGPYPSYVAATIGHGGLPPSAYGVDLAYAKAAVNPVSEQKDLLPEVYHREAPHESVPPTNANAQVPLPTPALTNHAPNVEQLQESSLPGQQFNNAHALPPRPKRIPSRENISSKDAHSQNSLLNCKGPDLNIPAEEQPYHKDAHAEQARFVKGDGITNPDLLGIEDGLAAFEPPPPLLNEGVAAVTNKVDGQAHTNEVTKSKPGDWTSGLPVDEHGRLQIIKNDDLEELQELGSGTFGTVYHGKWRGSDVAIKRINDRCFAGKPSEQEKMRHDFWNEASNLADLHHPNVVAFYGVVLDGPGGSIATVTEYMVNGSLRTALLKNSKSLDRRKRLIIAMDTAFGMEYLHNKNIVHFDLKSDNLLVNLRDPQRPICKVGDLGLSKVKCQTLISGGVRGTLPWMAPELLNGSSSLVSEKVDVFSFGIVLWELLTGEEPYADLHYGVIIGGIVSNTLRPQVPESCDPEWRSLMEQCWATEPSERPSFTQVAVRLRAMAASQKVQS, encoded by the exons atggcCGCCACCACCGGCGAGGAGGGCGGGAGCGTCGGCGGCGGGTCCGAGAAGATGAAGCTGCTGTGCAGCCTGGGCGGCCGCATCCTGCCGCGGCCCGGGGACGGCACGCTGCGGTACGCCGGCGGGGACACCCGGATCGTGTCGGTCCCGCGCGGGGTGGCGCTGCAGGACCTGCTCGCGCGCCTCTCCGACGCCTACGGCGGCGCCACCGGCCCGCACTTCGCCGTCAAGTACCAGCTCCCCGACGAGGGCCTCGACGCGCTCATCTCCGTCTCCTCGCCCGAGGATCTCGACAACATGGTCGAGGAGTACGACAAGCTCGCCGTCGCCAGCCCCAAGCTGCGGGTCTTCATCTTCCCCGTCTTCGACGCCGCCGCCAGCGGGGAGGACGAGGCCGCCGGGTTCGACGCCGGGCTCAGGTACCTCGAGGCCGTCAACGGCATTGTGCGCAAGGACAGCATCGCCAGCCTCTCCTCCACCCAGTGCTCCGATGCCGGCGGCGGCCCCCCTGCTGCTGCTCCCACCCCTGCCGCGCCGCCTTCCCCGTCCCCCGTCTCCCCCACCTCCACCTGCTCCTACGACGCCGCGAGATCGGCCTTCAACgccgcacctccaccaccaccgcagcagcagcagcagccgctcGTCGACGTCTTCAGCAATGCCGCTCCCGCGCCTGCCCCCCTGAAGCAGCCGCCGCCGCAGGAGACCGCGCCTGCCCCACAGCCACCCCAGCCGCAGCCGGAGGCGGCGAGGTACAGGCAGCCGCTCTCGCAGCTGCCACCGCTGCCACCTGTGTTCATGAACGAAGCTATGCAGGGTCTGAACCAGCCGCCGCCGGACAATGCGACCTGGTTCCAGGACTGCAATATGTGCGTCAAGGCTCTGCCTCATGCTCACTCTGACCCGGTCATGAATGACTATGCTAGCGATGTGCACGGCGGGGCTGCGCCTGAGCCGATGCCGGTGTTCATGAGCCTGCGGCCTGAAGATGTGGCGAGGATCATGATGGCGGAGCGGCAGGTGCCCGCTCAGATGGGGGCTTATGGCTACACTCATATGCATCCTGTGCAGCATACCAACCCGCTGCCTGTTGATCCAGCTAGCTTCCATCAGCACGTCTatgtgcagcagcagcagcaacaccaACATCAGCAGTTACAGCAACAGCAGCAGTTacaacaacagcagcagcagcagcaattgccACCCCAGCAGCAAGTGCCCTCGACTtatggaggatttaaccatgtCCCTGTGATGCCTAATGAGATGGTCTCTCCGAATTCCGCCCATTCTGATATGGCGAGCTCTCATCAACAATCCATGCTGCATCAACTGCCTTCAGTCCATGGAATGGCGCAGTACTTAGTGAGGCCAAGCAATCCCACTAATCCGCTGGAAGGCGAAGGCAGTTTAAGTGGCAATTCGAGGCACCGTGAGGATGGGCAGGTCCTTCGTGATAACATGCCGCCAGTGGCACCCGTGGCCGTGCCAAGTTATATGGTGAATGTGGACAGGATGATGGATTCACTACGGGTGAGCCCCAACGAGTCTCGCTCTCCTGAGCAAAGGATTTATGCTGAGAATGGTTTACCCCAGAGTGCAACACCAGAGTACCTTCAGAGCAACACCAATACCTTTTTTGATGTCAATGAACCAAAGGTAGCCCCTCCAACTGAACCAGTTCCACTACCTTCTGTTGCCAGTCCTTATATGCAGAATGTCCAGCATCCCAATGTTAGCCATATGCCACATATGGTGAGCATCGGCGGACCGTACCCCAGTTATGTCGCCGCTACAATTGGGCATGGGGGCCTGCCTCCATCAGCTTATGGTGTTGATCTTGCGTATGCAAAAGCCGCTGTTAACCCAGTAAGTGAGCAGAAGGATCTTTTGCCTGAAGTTTATCACAGGGAAGCGCCACATGAATCCGTTCCTCCTACAAATGCTAATGCTCAGGTACCATTACCGACACCAGCATTGACAAATCATGCTCCAAATGTCGAGCAACTCCAGGAGTCTAGTTTACCAGGCCAACAGTTCAACAATGCGCACGCACTTCCACCAAGACCTAAGAGGATACCAAGCAGGGAGAACATCAGCTCAAAGGATGCTCATTCCCAAAATTCCTTGTTAAATTGCAAAGGGCCAGATTTGAATATCCCAGCGGAGGAACAACCATATCACAAAGACGCACATGCAGAACAAGCTCGGTTTGTTAAAG GCGATGGTATCACTAATCCAGACTTACTGGGTATCGAGGATGGGCTAGCCGCATTTGAGCCTCCACCTCCTTTGCTGAATGAAGGGGTTGCGGCTGTCACTAATAAAGTAGATGGGCAAGCTCACACCAATGAG GTTACGAAGAGCAAACCAGGAGATTGGACTTCAGGTCTACCAGTAGATGAGCATGGACGCCTGCAG ATTATAAAGAATGATGACCTTGAAGAGCTCCAAGAACTTGGTTCTGGCACTTTTGGAACTGTATATCATGGTAAATGGAGAGGCTCTGATGTTGCAATAAAAAGAATTAATGACAGATGCTTCGCTGGGAAGCCATCTGAGCAAGAAAAAATG CGGCATGACTTCTGGAATGAAGCATCTAACCTTGCAGATCTGCACCACCCTAATGTTGTGGCCTTTTATGGTGTTGTTCTAGATGGACCTGGGGGATCCATCGCCACAGTTACAGAATACATGGTTAATGGCTCACTTAGGACGGCTTTGCTGAAAAATTCCAA GAGCCTCGATCGACGGAAGAGACTGATCATTGCCATGGatacagcttttggaatggagtaCTTGCATAACAAAAACATAGTGCACTTTGACCTGAAAAGTGACAATTTACTTGTTAATTTAAGGGATCCTCAACGCCCAATATGCAAG GTTGGTGATCTTGGGCTTTCGAAAGTTAAGTGTCAGACCCTCATCTCTGGTGGTGTGAGGGGAACGCTTCCATGGATGGCCCCGGAACTTCTGAATGGAAGTAGCAGCTTGGTTTCTGAAAAG GTTGACGTCTTCTCTTTTGGGATTGTTCTGTGGGAACTCCTCACAGGAGAGGAACCGTATGCAGATTTACATTATGGTGTTATTATTG GTGGCATTGTGAGCAACACTCTGCGGCCGCAGGTGCCCGAGTCATGCGACCCAGAGTGGAGATCACTGATGGAGCAGTGCTGGGCGACAGAACCGTCTGAACGGCCAAGCTTTACCCAGGTTGCTGTCAGGTTGCGCGCCATGGCCGCATCCCAGAAGGTGCAATCCTAG
- the LOC127317172 gene encoding homeobox protein knotted-1-like 2 isoform X1 → MAYHYHQDHALGMDPASAAAAAAGNPSFAPVGGAGGGGWEREKAAIEAHPLYERLLEAHVACLRVATPVDQLPRIDAQIAARAPPPLPHPAGAPAGGEELDLFMTHYVLLLCSFKEQLQQHVRVHAMEAVMACWELEQTLQSLTGASPGEGTGATMSDDEDNPVDSESNMYEGNDVSDGMGFGMLTEGERSLVERVRQELKHELKQGYREKLVDIREEILRKRRAGKLPGDTASTLKAWWQAHAKWPYPTEEDKARLVQETGLQLKQINNWFINQRKRNWHSNPTSSSSDKSKRKRNNAGDGNAEQSW, encoded by the exons ATGGCGTACCACTACCACCAGGACCACGCGCTGGGGATGGACCCCGCTTctgcggcggccgcggcggcggggAACCCTAGCTTCGCGCCGGTTGGGGGCGCGGGAGGCGGGGGCTGGGAGCGGGAGAAGGCGGCCATCGAGGCGCACCCGCTGTACGAGCGGCTGCTGGAGGCGCACGTCGCCTGCCTGCGCGTCGCCACGCCCGTCGACCAGCTGCCCCGCATCGACGCGCAGATTgccgcgcgcgcgccgccgcccttGCCCCACCCCGCCGGCGCGCCCGCCGGCGGCGAGGAGCTCGACCTCTTCATG ACACATTACGTGCTGCTGCTCTGTTCGTTCAAGGAACAGCTCCAGCAGCACGTGCGCGTTCACGCCATGGAGGCGGTGATGGCTTGCTGGGAGCTCGAGCAGACCTTGCAGAGCCTTACAG GGGCATCTCCTGGTGAAGGCACCGGGGCAACTATGTCTGATGATGAAGACAATCCGGTCGACAGTGAGAGCAACATGTATGAGGGAAATGATGTGTCAGATGGTATGGGCTTTGGAATGCTAACCGAGGGTGAGAGATCCTTGGTTGAGCGTGTAAGGCAAGAGCTGAAGCACGAGCTTAAGCAG GGGTACAGAGAAAAGCTTGTGGACATTAGGGAAGAGATACTTCGCAAGCGAAGGGCCGGAAAACTCCCAGGAGACACAGCGTCTACTCTGAAAGCCTGGTGGCAAGCCCATGCAAAATGGCCATACCCCACT GAGGAGGACAAGGCCCGCCTGGTGCAGGAAACCGGGCTGCAACTGAAGCAGATCAACAATTGGTTCATCAACCAACGCAAGCGCAACTGGCACAGCAACCCCACCTCATCCTCATCAGACAAGAGCAAGAGAAAAAG AAACAATGCAGGTGATGGCAACGCCGAGCAGTCTTGGTAG
- the LOC127317172 gene encoding homeobox protein knotted-1-like 2 isoform X2: MAYHYHQDHALGMDPASAAAAAAGNPSFAPVGGAGGGGWEREKAAIEAHPLYERLLEAHVACLRVATPVDQLPRIDAQIAARAPPPLPHPAGAPAGGEELDLFMTHYVLLLCSFKEQLQQHVRVHAMEAVMACWELEQTLQSLTGASPGEGTGATMSDDEDNPVDSESNMYEGNDVSDGMGFGMLTEGERSLVERVRQELKHELKQGYREKLVDIREEILRKRRAGKLPGDTASTLKAWWQAHAKWPYPTEEDKARLVQETGLQLKQINNWFINQRKRNWHSNPTSSSSDKSKRKR; this comes from the exons ATGGCGTACCACTACCACCAGGACCACGCGCTGGGGATGGACCCCGCTTctgcggcggccgcggcggcggggAACCCTAGCTTCGCGCCGGTTGGGGGCGCGGGAGGCGGGGGCTGGGAGCGGGAGAAGGCGGCCATCGAGGCGCACCCGCTGTACGAGCGGCTGCTGGAGGCGCACGTCGCCTGCCTGCGCGTCGCCACGCCCGTCGACCAGCTGCCCCGCATCGACGCGCAGATTgccgcgcgcgcgccgccgcccttGCCCCACCCCGCCGGCGCGCCCGCCGGCGGCGAGGAGCTCGACCTCTTCATG ACACATTACGTGCTGCTGCTCTGTTCGTTCAAGGAACAGCTCCAGCAGCACGTGCGCGTTCACGCCATGGAGGCGGTGATGGCTTGCTGGGAGCTCGAGCAGACCTTGCAGAGCCTTACAG GGGCATCTCCTGGTGAAGGCACCGGGGCAACTATGTCTGATGATGAAGACAATCCGGTCGACAGTGAGAGCAACATGTATGAGGGAAATGATGTGTCAGATGGTATGGGCTTTGGAATGCTAACCGAGGGTGAGAGATCCTTGGTTGAGCGTGTAAGGCAAGAGCTGAAGCACGAGCTTAAGCAG GGGTACAGAGAAAAGCTTGTGGACATTAGGGAAGAGATACTTCGCAAGCGAAGGGCCGGAAAACTCCCAGGAGACACAGCGTCTACTCTGAAAGCCTGGTGGCAAGCCCATGCAAAATGGCCATACCCCACT GAGGAGGACAAGGCCCGCCTGGTGCAGGAAACCGGGCTGCAACTGAAGCAGATCAACAATTGGTTCATCAACCAACGCAAGCGCAACTGGCACAGCAACCCCACCTCATCCTCATCAGACAAGAGCAAGAGAAAAAG GTGA